The Tolypothrix sp. NIES-4075 genomic interval CTATTAACTAATGACTAACAAAACCATTCGTGTTATTGCCCGTGTGATTGCTGTACCGGAAAAAGTAGAAGCCCTCAAAGCTGTCTTCCTAGAATTGATTGAACCAACTCGACAGGAAGCGGGTTGCATTAAGTATGAACTTTTGCAAAACGATTCTGACCTGACAGACTTTACTTTTGTGGAAGAATGGGCTTCTCATCAAGCTCTAGATACTCATCTAGTCTCAGATCATTTCAAAACGGCAGCAGCTAAACTCGAAGGATTGGTTGCTGCCCAACCGGACATCCGCCGCTACAATTTTTTAGCTTGAACAGCAATTTATCCCACGCCTCACCGTCGATAGGAGCGTGGGATAAATTGCGCGTGAGAGGATTTTCTGCACAAGCTATCACGTAGGATAGTTAACGAAAATCAAGTTATTGTTGTGGAAAATCTGAATGTTAAGGGCATGATGCAAAATCATTGTTTGGCTAAGTCTATCCATCAAGTTGGATGGGGAATGTTTTGCACAATGCTGAAATACAAAGCAGAGATGTCAGGGAAAATATATCAGGAAGTTGATAGATTTTTCCCCAGTTCAAAAACCTGTCATGTGTGCTTGAATCAAGTTGGTAGTTTACCACTAGATGTAAGATTTTGGACTTGCGAAAACTGCTTTTGCAAGCATGATAGGGATGTGAACGCAGCTATTAACCTCAGAGATGAGGGACTACGAATTTTGACATGCCAGTCGCCTCAAGTCGGGAAACCCGCCCACGGCGAAAGCGGCTCCTCTGGAACGGGGGATAAAGCCTGTCGTCCAGATATAAGTCGCAGTAATAGAGGACGTAAGAAATCTACTACTGCGCTTTCTGCTGGGCAGGAAGCCTACACTGTACGCGTTGGCGAAAGCCTCTCGTAGAGAAGCGTCAGTGTAGGTAGTTCACCATAGAACGATTTAACAAAAGGAAATCTTCATTCTTGTTGCGATCGCTCCAGATTAAGTCAGCCCTTGTGAAGTATCTTGAGGCTAACGGCATTAATGTCTAACGATTGGGAGATTGCAAGCGATGTTGCATCAACAAATTGACCAGAATTTATTAGACACAAAAGCATGGGCATTGCGGAGGCAGTTGGGTATACCCAACAACAAGCGTTTGTGGGTATTAGCCTGCATGGATGAACGCTTACCTGTGGAGAAAGCATTAGGAATTAGTGAGGGGGATGCTCATATTTTCCGGAATGCTGGGGGTTTAGTTACGGATGATGCAATTCGGTCAGCGATGTTGACAACACAGTTTTTTGGCACAAAAGAAATCATCGTCATTAACCATACCGAATGTGGCATGATGACTGCCTCTGGAGACTTTCTCACAGAAGTATTGAAAAATACTGGAATAGATGTAGATCTGGTTAACGTCGATCCTGCACTTCCAGAGTTGAAACTACCAAAAGGCGTTTTTTCCAAGTGGATTAAAACGTTTACCGATGTGGATGAAATCTGCGTCAAACAGGTGGAGTTGCTGCGTAATTCTCCTTTAATTCCTCAGGATGTAGTGATTAATGGCTACATCTGGGAAGTGGAGACTAAAAGTTTGCGTCGTCCCTACGAACGTTTGAGTGAGAAGGTAAACACAGCTGAAGCTATGGGTACTAAAACTATAAAACTAAATGATCCCCTTGTATAAATTGGGAGGCAGAACTCTCACCTGTAACAGTCAACCAGAATTTTCTCGATTGGTTGAACGCAGAAATACAGCAGATTTGAAGGAAAGTGTTGTACACAACGATTCGTCCCAAAGCCAGATATAAAGCCTGTTTTACTTGTGAATTCTGAAGGAGTGAATTCTGAATTCTGCTGTATCACCGTCCGCTTGCGACAGCAGTGAAACACCGCTGTACATCAGTCAATAAAATGACAGAATCTGCAATAATGCAATGAAGGAGCAAGCAGATATTCTCAAAACGACTTTAGATTTGTTGCAAAAGTTAACAAAGGGAAATCTTCATTCTTCATTCTTGTTGCGATCGCTCCAGATTAAGTCAGCTATTGTGAAG includes:
- a CDS encoding RNA-guided endonuclease InsQ/TnpB family protein, producing the protein MHKLSRRIVNENQVIVVENLNVKGMMQNHCLAKSIHQVGWGMFCTMLKYKAEMSGKIYQEVDRFFPSSKTCHVCLNQVGSLPLDVRFWTCENCFCKHDRDVNAAINLRDEGLRILTCQSPQVGKPAHGESGSSGTGDKACRPDISRSNRGRKKSTTALSAGQEAYTVRVGESLS
- a CDS encoding putative quinol monooxygenase, whose product is MTNKTIRVIARVIAVPEKVEALKAVFLELIEPTRQEAGCIKYELLQNDSDLTDFTFVEEWASHQALDTHLVSDHFKTAAAKLEGLVAAQPDIRRYNFLA
- a CDS encoding beta-class carbonic anhydrase, with the translated sequence MLHQQIDQNLLDTKAWALRRQLGIPNNKRLWVLACMDERLPVEKALGISEGDAHIFRNAGGLVTDDAIRSAMLTTQFFGTKEIIVINHTECGMMTASGDFLTEVLKNTGIDVDLVNVDPALPELKLPKGVFSKWIKTFTDVDEICVKQVELLRNSPLIPQDVVINGYIWEVETKSLRRPYERLSEKVNTAEAMGTKTIKLNDPLV